The sequence GATCAAAACGTCCTGATCCAGGTCCTCAAACACAGGCTCGGCCATCATCACGGCATGTCCTGTGCCCAATTGTTCGGCTTGTTCCACAAACTCGAGGCGCTTGTCCTCGCCCAGGCAGCCGGCCACGCTCTCCTTCTGATAGCCCACGACCACGTAGATCCTGGAACAATCCATCTTTATGGCGCTGTCCACGACCCGCTGGACCATGGATTTGCCGGCAATGGGAAAAGTCACCTTGGCCCGGGATGATCTCATCCTCGTTCCCTTGCCCGCGGCGAGCACGATGGCTGACAGGCGCGTCATTGCGATCCCTCCCGTTCCTCGAGCTCCTGTTTGAGCTGGGATATGCTTTTATGCAGATTGGGATGGACCATGTCCGGAACAAGCTCTTCCAGCAGTTCCAGGATGAAGCGGCGGTTGTGGAGGTCCTTATGCGGCAGGGTCAGCGCTTTGGAATCCAGCACCAGGTCCTCGTAAAAAAGTATGTCCAGGTCGATCACCCGGGGGCCCCATTTCTCCTTGCGGATGCGCCCCATCTCATTTTCCAGGCTCTGCAGCTTCTGCAGCAGGTCCTGCGGGTTGTATCTGGTTTCGATCTCCACGACCTGGTTGC comes from Candidatus Syntrophosphaera sp. and encodes:
- the folK gene encoding 2-amino-4-hydroxy-6-hydroxymethyldihydropteridine diphosphokinase, producing MIAYLSLGANMYKPRHQVQKAVQLLSADPKIRVLRKSSLVRTEAYGNEDQPDFRNQVVEIETRYNPQDLLQKLQSLENEMGRIRKEKWGPRVIDLDILFYEDLVLDSKALTLPHKDLHNRRFILELLEELVPDMVHPNLHKSISQLKQELEEREGSQ